Part of the Verrucomicrobiota bacterium genome is shown below.
ATTTTTGATTGCACGCCGGCCAAGCCGGAGGACGCAGAACGTTGCGCCGAACGCATCCTTTCCACGCTAATGCGCCGGGCCTACCGGCGGTCCGTGACCGCAGAGGACCTCGCCAGATCGATGGGTTTTTTTAGGGAAACCCTGAAGAAGGACGGCTTTGAGGCCGGGATCGAAACCGCGTTGAGTGCGGTTCTTATCAGCCCGCACTTTCTCTTTCGCGTTGAAGCCGACCCGGCCGGGATCGCGCCGAACACAGCCTATCGCATCAGCGATCTCGAACTGGCGTCGCGGTTATCGTTCTTCCTCTGGAGCAGCATCCCGGACGACGAACTGCTCGAAACGGCGATTCAAGGCAAGCTTCGCAATCCCGGCGTGCTCGAACGGCAAGTGCGGCGCATGCTCGCGGATTCCCGGTCCGAAAACCTGGTCGCCAATTTCGCCTCGCAATGGCTCCACCTGCGCAATCTGGAATCCACGACTCCGGACCTGCGACTGTTCACCGACTTCGACGACAATTTGCGGCAGGCGTTTCGGAAGGAGACAGAGCTTCTGTTCGCGACGGTCCTGCGCGAGGATCGCAGCGTGCTTGATCTTTTGAAGGCGGATTACGCGTTCCTGAACGAGCGCCTCGCCAGGCATTACGGAATCCCACACGTCTATGGCAGCCGGTTCCGGCGTGTGTCACTGGACCGCGATAGTGTCCGAGGCGGTCTGCTTCGCCACGGCAGCGTATTGACCGTGACGTCCTACGCGACGCGCACCTCGCCGGTGATCCGCGGCAAATGGGTGCTGGAAAACATAATCGGCACGCCGCCTCCACCGCCGTTGCCGGACGTGCCCGCCTTGAGAGACAACACCGTGTCGGCCAATCTCTCCGTGCGCGAACGGCTGGCCGAACACCGCGCCAATGCGGCGTGCGCAAGCTGCCACAATTTGATGGACCCGGTCGGTTTTGCGTTGGAGAACTTCGACGCGGTTGGGCGCTGGCGGACTGTGGAGGAAGGCAAACCGGTCGATAATTCTGGCGGGCTGCCCGACGGGAGCAAGTTTGCGGGCGTATCCGGACTCGAAGAAGGATTGCTGAATCGTCCGGAGATTTTTGTCGGCACCATGGCGGAAAAGCTCCTGACATTCGCATTGGGCCGTGGCGTTGAATATTACGATGCGCCCGCCATCCGCAAGATTGTGCGCGAAGCGCAGGCAAAGGACTTTCGCTTTTCGGCGGTCATTCTTGGAATCGTCAATAGCGCGCCGTTCCAGATGAGGAGATCGTCGTGACGGTCGAACTGTGCTGCC
Proteins encoded:
- a CDS encoding DUF1592 domain-containing protein, with the protein product MAWLVMSALHADASQPAERSAASAESPVTALVNQYCADCHDPEMKKGDLDLASLGAADVNRHPEIWEKVVRKLRTRQMPPADKPRPDGKTSDAVLSRLETSLDRAAAAHPKPGRTATLRRLNRTEYQNAIRDLLALEIDAAALLPKDEASYGFDNVAVGDLSPTLLDRYISAAQKISRLALGASSRGEGGDTFRIRADLTQDEHLEGLPIGTRGGVLIPYTFPLDGEYEIQIRLTRDRNEQVEGLREPHELEVLLDRKRVALFTVTPPRTDRDHATVDEKLKVRLPVKAGPHALGVTFLKNPSSLLETKRQPYNAHFNLHRHPRIGPAIYQVSINGPYAAQGPGDTPSRRRIFDCTPAKPEDAERCAERILSTLMRRAYRRSVTAEDLARSMGFFRETLKKDGFEAGIETALSAVLISPHFLFRVEADPAGIAPNTAYRISDLELASRLSFFLWSSIPDDELLETAIQGKLRNPGVLERQVRRMLADSRSENLVANFASQWLHLRNLESTTPDLRLFTDFDDNLRQAFRKETELLFATVLREDRSVLDLLKADYAFLNERLARHYGIPHVYGSRFRRVSLDRDSVRGGLLRHGSVLTVTSYATRTSPVIRGKWVLENIIGTPPPPPLPDVPALRDNTVSANLSVRERLAEHRANAACASCHNLMDPVGFALENFDAVGRWRTVEEGKPVDNSGGLPDGSKFAGVSGLEEGLLNRPEIFVGTMAEKLLTFALGRGVEYYDAPAIRKIVREAQAKDFRFSAVILGIVNSAPFQMRRSS